The following are encoded in a window of bacterium genomic DNA:
- a CDS encoding enoyl-CoA hydratase/isomerase family protein translates to MPRARGPAVRVGVAGGVARITLPADGGIFAAPDALVDAWEALGDDARIRVLVLDGAVGAFAAPRSDAPTSPAVQAVATTGLPVLACLDGDVSGLGLALALACDLRLATPPTRLGLAEIAGGRLPGGGVTQRLPRLVGPARALEMILLGRSLPARTALAWGLVHRVVPRVRLRAAATALARELAARGPLAMRYGKEAVLRALDLPLADGIALEHDLYVLLQTTADRREGVRAFLARRPPRFRGR, encoded by the coding sequence ATGCCGCGGGCGCGCGGGCCGGCCGTGCGCGTCGGCGTCGCGGGCGGCGTGGCGCGCATCACCCTGCCGGCCGACGGTGGGATCTTCGCCGCGCCGGACGCGTTGGTCGATGCCTGGGAGGCGCTCGGTGACGACGCGCGCATCCGGGTGCTGGTCCTGGACGGGGCGGTCGGGGCATTCGCGGCGCCGCGCTCGGACGCGCCGACGTCGCCCGCGGTGCAGGCGGTGGCGACGACGGGCCTGCCGGTGCTCGCATGCCTCGACGGCGACGTCTCGGGACTCGGCCTCGCGCTGGCGCTGGCGTGCGATCTGCGGCTCGCCACGCCGCCGACGCGGCTCGGGCTCGCCGAGATCGCCGGCGGGCGTTTGCCGGGCGGTGGCGTCACGCAGCGGCTACCGCGTCTGGTGGGGCCTGCGCGTGCGCTCGAGATGATCCTGCTCGGACGGTCGCTCCCGGCGCGGACGGCGCTCGCCTGGGGCCTCGTGCACCGCGTGGTGCCCCGGGTGCGGCTGCGCGCCGCCGCCACCGCGCTGGCGCGCGAGCTCGCGGCACGTGGGCCGCTCGCGATGCGCTACGGCAAGGAGGCCGTGCTGCGGGCGCTCGACCTGCCGCTCGCGGACGGCATCGCCCTCGAGCACGATCTCTACGTCCTGCTGCAGACGACCGCCGACCGCCGCGAGGGCGTGCGCGCGTTCCTGGCCAGACGGCCACCGCGCTTTCGCGGCCGGTGA
- a CDS encoding AMP-binding protein, whose translation MNTVSFLAIPAGIVPEQEAVVFEEQRLSYDAAMARVRRLAGALERLGVGRGTRVAALHTNSHRYVEAYYATAMLGGVFIPVNYRAKEHELEHMLRAGEASVLFVGDRYREAVDRLRPGLPALTTLIGFESPQDGVGAYEELLAGAAEREVEEDVDDEDVTILMFTSGTTSLPKGVMLRFGDFSAYVTANVELADGTPRGAALLCAPLYHIAGATNMMTTLWTGRRLVVMPQFEAGRWLELVERERITHAFVVPTMMKHLLDHPDFARRDLSSLEVLSYGGAPMPFPVIRRAVEQFPTGVGFVNAFGQTETTSTLTILGPDDHRLDGSAEEQERNLRRLRSIGKPLPDVEVRIVGDAGEELPQGEVGEIHVRTGRAMKGYAGGESPFTDDGWLPTRDMGWMDADGYLYVAGRKDDMIIRGGENIAPAEVEAVVGSHPAVEEVAVLGAPDVEWGQRVAAFVVLRPGAACSADELGEWCRQRLSTFKKPEVVRFVPELPKNPMGKILRRDLRQQLEG comes from the coding sequence ATGAACACCGTGAGCTTCCTCGCGATTCCGGCGGGGATCGTGCCGGAGCAGGAAGCGGTCGTCTTCGAGGAGCAGCGCCTCAGCTACGACGCCGCCATGGCGCGTGTCCGCCGCCTCGCGGGTGCGCTCGAGCGGCTGGGCGTCGGCCGCGGCACCCGTGTCGCGGCGTTGCACACGAACTCGCACCGCTACGTCGAGGCCTACTACGCCACCGCCATGCTGGGCGGCGTCTTCATCCCGGTGAACTACCGCGCGAAGGAGCACGAGCTCGAGCACATGCTGCGCGCGGGCGAGGCGAGCGTGCTCTTCGTCGGCGACCGCTATCGCGAGGCGGTCGATCGCCTGCGGCCGGGGCTGCCGGCCCTGACCACGCTGATCGGCTTCGAGAGCCCGCAGGACGGCGTCGGCGCGTACGAGGAGCTGCTCGCCGGGGCGGCCGAGCGCGAGGTCGAGGAGGACGTCGACGACGAGGACGTCACGATCCTCATGTTCACGAGCGGCACGACGTCGTTGCCGAAGGGCGTCATGCTGCGCTTCGGCGACTTCTCGGCCTACGTCACCGCCAACGTCGAGCTCGCCGACGGCACGCCGCGTGGGGCGGCGCTCTTGTGCGCGCCGCTCTACCACATCGCCGGCGCGACCAACATGATGACCACGTTGTGGACGGGCCGCCGCCTGGTCGTCATGCCGCAGTTCGAGGCGGGGCGATGGCTCGAGCTGGTCGAGCGCGAGCGCATCACGCACGCGTTCGTCGTGCCGACGATGATGAAGCACCTCCTCGACCACCCCGATTTCGCACGGCGCGACCTCTCGAGCCTCGAGGTGCTGTCGTACGGCGGCGCCCCGATGCCGTTCCCGGTGATCCGCCGCGCCGTCGAGCAGTTTCCGACCGGGGTCGGCTTCGTGAACGCGTTCGGCCAGACCGAAACCACGTCGACGCTCACGATCCTCGGCCCCGACGACCACCGGCTCGACGGCAGCGCGGAGGAGCAGGAGCGCAACCTGCGCCGCCTGCGCTCCATCGGCAAACCGTTGCCCGACGTCGAGGTGCGGATCGTCGGCGATGCCGGCGAGGAGCTGCCGCAGGGCGAGGTCGGCGAGATCCACGTCCGCACCGGCCGCGCGATGAAGGGCTACGCCGGCGGCGAGTCGCCGTTCACCGACGACGGCTGGCTGCCGACGCGCGACATGGGCTGGATGGACGCGGACGGCTACCTGTACGTCGCCGGCCGCAAGGACGACATGATCATCCGCGGCGGCGAGAACATCGCGCCGGCCGAGGTGGAGGCGGTCGTCGGCTCGCATCCCGCGGTCGAGGAGGTCGCGGTGCTGGGGGCGCCGGACGTCGAGTGGGGGCAGCGGGTCGCGGCGTTCGTGGTGCTGCGGCCCGGTGCGGCCTGCAGCGCCGACGAGCTGGGTGAGTGGTGCCGGCAGCGGCTCTCGACTTTCAAGAAGCCCGAGGTCGTGCGCTTCGTGCCCGAGCTGCCGAAGAACCCGATGGGCAAGATCCTGCGCCGCGATCTGCGCCAGCAGCTCGAGGGCTGA
- a CDS encoding enoyl-CoA hydratase/isomerase family protein, translating into MGDVRPFATLVYEKRGAVAVVTLDRPECLNAYGVAMRDDLFAVLGAIDDDPEVRAMVLRGNGPAFSTGGDLREFGAAPSPVIARRVRFQRDVWGRLLGLRAATVAAVHGWTVGGGLEMALLCDLCVAASDTRLGLPETGVGMIPGVAGTQTLPRRVGVGRALAMTLCPGWTPARDALRLGLVNRVVPRARLDTAALALARRLAALDPALVAAVRRCVRAAHDLPLADGVALERRIAAGLRTPR; encoded by the coding sequence ATGGGCGACGTGAGGCCGTTCGCCACCCTGGTCTACGAGAAGCGCGGCGCCGTCGCCGTCGTGACGCTCGATCGTCCCGAGTGCCTCAACGCCTACGGCGTGGCGATGCGCGACGACCTCTTCGCGGTGCTGGGCGCGATCGACGACGATCCCGAGGTGCGGGCGATGGTGCTGCGCGGCAACGGGCCGGCGTTCTCCACCGGCGGCGACCTGCGCGAGTTCGGCGCGGCGCCGTCGCCCGTGATCGCCCGCCGCGTGCGCTTCCAGCGCGACGTCTGGGGACGCCTCCTCGGGCTGCGTGCGGCGACGGTCGCGGCGGTGCACGGCTGGACCGTCGGCGGCGGGCTCGAGATGGCGCTCCTGTGCGACCTCTGTGTCGCGGCGTCGGACACCCGGCTCGGCCTGCCCGAGACCGGGGTGGGGATGATCCCGGGCGTGGCCGGGACGCAGACGCTGCCCAGGCGCGTCGGCGTCGGCCGCGCCCTCGCCATGACGCTGTGCCCCGGTTGGACGCCGGCACGCGACGCGTTGCGGCTCGGTCTCGTGAATCGCGTCGTGCCGCGGGCACGCCTCGACACGGCGGCGCTGGCCCTGGCACGCCGGCTGGCGGCGCTCGACCCCGCGTTGGTGGCGGCCGTGCGACGCTGCGTGCGCGCCGCCCACGACCTGCCGCTCGCCGACGGCGTCGCGCTTGAGCGCCGGATCGCGGCCGGGCTAAGAACGCCGCGATGA
- a CDS encoding amidohydrolase family protein, giving the protein MARDGTARTRRTPSGVVLGPGERLSAAAALGLFTGGAAFALRDDARGRLAVGGPADLVVVAPDPLRAPPDEVAETRVRLTVVGGKVAWAT; this is encoded by the coding sequence GTGGCGCGCGATGGCACGGCACGCACGCGGCGCACGCCGTCCGGCGTCGTGCTCGGCCCGGGCGAGCGCCTGTCCGCGGCGGCGGCGCTCGGACTCTTCACGGGCGGTGCGGCCTTCGCGCTGCGCGACGACGCGCGCGGGCGCCTCGCCGTCGGCGGGCCGGCCGACCTCGTCGTCGTCGCGCCCGATCCGCTGCGGGCGCCGCCCGACGAGGTGGCGGAGACGCGCGTGCGGCTCACGGTCGTCGGCGGGAAGGTCGCATGGGCGACGTGA
- a CDS encoding folate-binding protein YgfZ, translating into MHETPLHAHLAARGAVHHDDRGVLLPRDFGDAAAEYRALRAGAAVVDLGFRTLVDATGPDATSFLQGMLTNDVARLVPGEGGPALLLTIQGRVTADVRVAALADRLRLDVDRRVEADFRAALEALIIADDVELVTPEPAVALLGLEGPAAASLVDATALAPFAHAAREIGGVSVRVVRAGELDGASVTLHVPAGAAARVWDVLVAAGAQPCGMAALEGRRVELGVPRVCLDMGAKTLSLEVPVGAAVSMTKGCYLGQEVVARGTARGHVNRRLCALRLAGPVPPAGTALLRDGKEVGQLTTVAHAFGLDAPAALGFVRRECWDPGTELAVPHGHAMAMATVTEVPLA; encoded by the coding sequence ATGCACGAGACGCCGCTCCACGCCCACCTCGCCGCCCGCGGCGCCGTCCATCACGACGACCGCGGCGTGCTGCTGCCGCGCGACTTCGGCGACGCCGCGGCGGAGTACCGCGCGCTGCGCGCGGGTGCCGCCGTCGTCGACCTCGGCTTCCGCACCCTCGTCGACGCCACCGGGCCGGACGCGACGTCGTTCCTCCAGGGCATGCTGACGAACGACGTGGCGCGGCTCGTGCCGGGGGAGGGGGGCCCGGCGCTGCTGCTGACGATCCAGGGGCGCGTCACGGCCGACGTGCGCGTCGCGGCGCTCGCCGATCGCCTGCGGCTCGACGTCGACCGCCGCGTCGAGGCCGACTTCCGGGCCGCGCTCGAGGCGCTCATCATTGCCGACGACGTCGAGCTGGTCACGCCCGAGCCGGCGGTGGCGCTGCTCGGCCTCGAGGGCCCGGCGGCGGCGTCGCTCGTCGATGCCACGGCGCTCGCGCCGTTCGCGCACGCTGCGCGCGAGATCGGCGGCGTGTCGGTGCGCGTCGTGCGCGCCGGTGAGCTCGACGGCGCCAGCGTCACGCTGCACGTGCCGGCGGGTGCGGCGGCGCGGGTGTGGGACGTGCTCGTCGCCGCCGGCGCGCAGCCGTGCGGGATGGCGGCGCTGGAAGGCCGCCGCGTCGAGCTCGGCGTGCCGCGCGTCTGCCTCGACATGGGCGCGAAGACGCTGTCGCTCGAGGTGCCCGTCGGCGCCGCGGTGAGCATGACCAAGGGCTGCTATCTCGGCCAGGAGGTGGTGGCGCGCGGGACCGCACGCGGGCACGTCAACCGGCGCCTCTGCGCGCTGCGGCTCGCGGGGCCGGTGCCGCCCGCCGGCACGGCGCTCCTGCGCGACGGCAAGGAGGTCGGCCAGCTGACGACGGTGGCGCACGCGTTCGGCCTGGATGCGCCGGCGGCGCTCGGCTTCGTCCGCCGCGAATGCTGGGATCCGGGCACGGAGCTGGCCGTCCCGCACGGGCACGCCATGGCGATGGCGACCGTCACCGAGGTCCCGCTCGCCTGA
- a CDS encoding enoyl-CoA hydratase/isomerase family protein yields the protein MTPYTDIRSETTDGIAWITIDRPDVLNAFRARTVDELIHAFRAAWHDPAVGVVVLTGAGERAFSSGGDQSERGSDGYGTGAGIGLDVHGLHGVIRAIPKPVIAMVNGYAIGGGHVLHVLCDLSIAADTARFGQVGPRVGSVDPGFGTAYLARVVGEKKAREMWYLCRQYTAAEALAMGLVNAVVPAAELRAETERWARELLEKSPTALKLAKQSFNADTEHIAGITELGFAALELYYRTPEADEGRRAFLERRKPSFRTPRG from the coding sequence ATGACGCCGTACACCGACATCCGCTCCGAGACGACCGACGGCATCGCCTGGATCACGATCGACCGTCCCGACGTGCTGAACGCCTTCCGCGCCCGCACCGTGGACGAGCTGATCCACGCCTTCCGCGCCGCCTGGCACGATCCGGCCGTCGGCGTGGTCGTGCTGACCGGCGCCGGCGAGCGCGCGTTCTCGTCCGGCGGCGACCAATCCGAGCGCGGCAGCGACGGCTACGGCACCGGCGCCGGCATCGGCCTCGACGTGCACGGCCTGCACGGCGTGATCCGCGCCATCCCGAAGCCGGTGATCGCGATGGTGAACGGCTACGCCATCGGCGGCGGCCACGTCCTGCACGTGCTGTGCGACCTCTCCATCGCCGCCGACACCGCGCGCTTCGGCCAGGTCGGCCCGCGCGTCGGCTCGGTCGACCCGGGGTTCGGCACCGCCTATCTCGCGCGCGTCGTGGGCGAGAAGAAGGCGCGCGAGATGTGGTACCTGTGCCGCCAGTACACGGCGGCGGAGGCGCTCGCGATGGGCCTCGTCAACGCCGTCGTGCCGGCCGCGGAGCTGCGCGCCGAGACCGAGCGCTGGGCGCGCGAGCTGCTCGAGAAGAGCCCGACGGCGCTGAAGCTCGCGAAGCAGTCGTTCAACGCCGACACCGAGCACATCGCCGGCATCACCGAGCTCGGCTTCGCGGCGCTCGAGCTCTACTATCGGACCCCCGAGGCCGACGAGGGTCGCCGTGCGTTCCTCGAGCGGCGCAAGCCGAGCTTCCGCACGCCGCGCGGCTAG
- a CDS encoding Rieske 2Fe-2S domain-containing protein: protein MPSFVKACAAADIAPGTGKTVTLDGKEIAIFNCDGTFRAVDNECPHRGGPLAEGELEGCLVTCPWHAWQFDLTTGESVTDDTKVSCYPCRVDGADVLVEV, encoded by the coding sequence ATGCCCAGCTTCGTGAAGGCCTGTGCCGCCGCCGACATCGCCCCCGGCACGGGCAAGACGGTGACGCTCGACGGCAAGGAGATCGCGATCTTCAACTGCGACGGCACCTTCCGCGCCGTCGACAACGAGTGCCCGCATCGCGGCGGGCCGCTCGCCGAAGGCGAGCTCGAAGGCTGCCTCGTCACCTGCCCGTGGCACGCGTGGCAGTTCGACCTCACCACCGGCGAGAGCGTCACCGACGACACGAAGGTCTCCTGCTACCCCTGCCGCGTCGACGGCGCCGACGTCCTCGTCGAGGTCTGA
- a CDS encoding glutathione S-transferase family protein, whose translation MPDEALLWDLTDSPYCAKARMCLQLKGVPFRRMTLTLRGLRTLRGLNPAAKVPVLVHGTQTVADSTAIAHYLETLVPEPALRLHDPAARAYGDLLEDWADESLGFVVGGLKWLNPENRERAIARTMSELAPGPLQGVMGRLVASRIARRYHGQGFRGADGVTSLQDRLRAGLASLDGLLEGRAFLVGRAPTLADVAVFAQVSWLRNYAEARLLGDAPAVQRWCERLDGVPAIAAALSA comes from the coding sequence ATGCCCGACGAAGCGCTCCTCTGGGACCTCACCGACTCGCCCTACTGTGCGAAGGCACGCATGTGCCTGCAGCTGAAGGGCGTGCCGTTCCGGCGCATGACGCTCACCCTGCGCGGCCTGCGCACGCTCCGCGGCCTGAACCCGGCGGCGAAGGTGCCGGTCCTGGTGCACGGCACGCAGACCGTGGCGGACTCGACGGCGATCGCGCACTATCTCGAGACGCTCGTCCCCGAGCCGGCGCTGCGGCTCCACGATCCTGCCGCGCGCGCCTACGGCGACCTGCTGGAGGATTGGGCCGACGAGTCGCTGGGCTTCGTCGTCGGCGGGCTCAAGTGGCTCAACCCGGAGAACCGCGAGCGCGCCATCGCGCGCACGATGAGCGAGCTCGCGCCCGGGCCGCTCCAGGGGGTGATGGGCCGTCTGGTCGCGTCGCGTATCGCGCGTCGTTACCACGGTCAGGGATTCCGCGGCGCGGACGGCGTGACGTCTCTCCAGGATCGCCTGCGTGCGGGGCTCGCGTCGCTCGACGGGCTGCTCGAAGGTCGCGCGTTCCTCGTCGGGCGCGCGCCGACGCTGGCCGACGTCGCGGTGTTCGCCCAGGTTTCGTGGCTGCGGAACTACGCCGAGGCTCGTCTGCTGGGCGACGCGCCGGCGGTGCAGCGCTGGTGCGAGCGGCTCGACGGCGTCCCGGCGATCGCCGCGGCGCTCTCGGCTTGA
- a CDS encoding DGQHR domain-containing protein: MRLRQFGVPLYQAMLGAADVDRLVRFEVLAYDAGGRPAAKAGPRRGRAAASRVNWELLERRITESGEAYQRPVIRKKISELVDYYTLCADTGNLPAIAGAVLLVADRRLEFTPSGSQRVLGLLHIPAEEGALRALDGQHRLLALSQMLGDPRASDVQVPAIVFDSLAPDQVVELFVTINAKHTKLNPSHLISLSGRRLYPDKALAASHDIIRALNEHADSPLRGEIKLFGVGRGRVAQAPLAEELKTIFANLDALGGAQSARFRDAAPRFFLSYFKQIAQALPRAWAGRKYSIKTATALRAFLAVVPQVLAAIRAAGDDVLDARAIGRAIAPWGDLVGDARFETEGEWRAKLAGGTRGSVDVLVRELKSALRS; this comes from the coding sequence ATGCGGCTGCGCCAGTTCGGTGTGCCGCTCTACCAGGCGATGCTCGGAGCGGCCGACGTCGACCGGCTCGTACGCTTCGAGGTGCTCGCCTACGACGCCGGCGGCCGGCCCGCGGCGAAGGCCGGCCCGCGCAGGGGCAGGGCGGCGGCGTCGCGGGTCAACTGGGAGCTGCTCGAGCGGCGCATCACCGAGAGCGGCGAGGCCTATCAGCGCCCGGTGATCCGCAAGAAGATCTCCGAGCTCGTCGACTACTACACGCTCTGCGCCGACACCGGGAACCTGCCCGCGATCGCCGGCGCCGTGCTGCTCGTCGCCGATCGGCGGCTCGAGTTTACGCCGAGCGGCAGCCAGCGTGTGCTCGGCCTCCTGCATATCCCGGCCGAGGAGGGCGCGCTGCGCGCGCTCGACGGCCAGCACCGGCTGCTGGCGTTGTCGCAGATGCTCGGCGACCCGCGCGCGAGCGACGTGCAGGTGCCGGCCATCGTGTTCGACAGCCTCGCCCCCGATCAGGTCGTCGAGCTCTTCGTCACGATCAACGCGAAGCACACGAAGCTGAACCCGTCGCACCTGATCAGCCTGTCCGGCCGGCGGCTCTATCCGGACAAGGCGTTGGCGGCGAGCCACGACATCATTCGTGCGCTGAACGAGCACGCCGACTCGCCGCTGCGCGGGGAGATCAAGCTCTTCGGCGTCGGCCGCGGCCGCGTCGCGCAGGCGCCGCTCGCGGAGGAGCTGAAGACCATCTTCGCCAACCTCGACGCCCTCGGCGGCGCGCAGTCGGCTCGCTTCCGCGACGCCGCGCCGCGCTTCTTCCTCAGCTACTTCAAGCAGATCGCGCAGGCGCTCCCGCGCGCGTGGGCGGGCCGCAAGTACAGCATCAAGACCGCCACCGCGCTGCGCGCGTTCCTCGCCGTCGTGCCGCAGGTGCTCGCCGCCATCCGCGCCGCGGGCGACGACGTGCTCGACGCGCGCGCCATCGGTCGCGCCATCGCGCCATGGGGCGACCTCGTCGGCGACGCGCGCTTCGAGACCGAAGGGGAGTGGCGCGCCAAGCTGGCCGGTGGTACCCGCGGCTCGGTCGACGTCCTCGTCCGCGAGCTGAAGAGCGCCCTGCGCTCCTGA
- a CDS encoding methyltransferase domain-containing protein, whose amino-acid sequence MGTDAWDPQCYERFRAERREPYDDLVALIAVRPGLRVVDLGCGTGDLTADLHRRLDAAETLGIDASARMLAQAPADPGDGLRFRAGDVGAFADTGRWDVVFSNAALQWIPDHPALFARLRAALAPGGQLAVQMPANFDHPSHTAAAAVAATPPFRDALVGPPRIRAVLPPEDYALLLDRLGAARQHVRLQVYGHHLASRDEVVTWTRGTLLTDYERRLPPGLFTDFVAAYRARLTALLPDERPFFFPFKRLLLWARF is encoded by the coding sequence ATGGGCACGGATGCCTGGGACCCGCAGTGCTACGAGCGGTTCCGCGCCGAGCGGCGCGAGCCGTACGACGACCTCGTGGCGCTGATCGCGGTCCGCCCCGGGCTGCGCGTGGTCGACCTCGGATGCGGCACCGGCGACCTGACGGCCGACCTGCATCGCCGTCTGGACGCCGCGGAGACGCTCGGCATCGACGCCTCCGCGCGCATGCTGGCGCAGGCGCCCGCCGATCCCGGCGACGGTCTGCGCTTCCGCGCGGGCGACGTCGGCGCGTTCGCCGACACCGGCCGCTGGGACGTCGTCTTCTCGAACGCCGCGCTCCAGTGGATCCCCGACCACCCGGCCCTCTTCGCACGCCTGCGTGCCGCGCTCGCGCCGGGGGGCCAGCTCGCCGTGCAGATGCCGGCGAACTTCGACCACCCGTCGCACACCGCCGCCGCCGCCGTCGCGGCCACGCCGCCGTTCCGCGACGCGCTCGTCGGACCGCCGCGCATCCGTGCCGTGCTCCCCCCCGAGGACTACGCCCTCCTGCTCGACCGCCTCGGCGCCGCGCGGCAGCACGTCCGCCTCCAGGTCTACGGCCACCACCTCGCGTCGCGCGACGAGGTGGTGACGTGGACGCGCGGGACGCTGCTCACCGACTACGAGCGCCGCCTGCCCCCGGGCCTGTTCACCGACTTCGTCGCCGCCTACCGCGCCCGCCTCACGGCGCTCCTCCCTGACGAGCGTCCCTTCTTCTTTCCCTTCAAGCGTCTCCTCCTGTGGGCACGGTTCTGA
- a CDS encoding ribose-phosphate pyrophosphokinase, translating into MSDDARPLLLVLPGSEHLGNDLAATLGAEIGRLALRAFPDGETYVRLDTAPDGRSVILLCSLHEPDRRLVPLLLVAATARDLGARRVGLVAPYLAYMRQDARFRSGEGVSSRYVGRLLSSAIDWLVTVDPHLHRHRSLDEVYAVPATAVTAAPAIAAWLRREVRAPFLVGPDGESAQWVRAVASAADAPFVVLDKVRHGDRAVDVSVPRIDGWRDRTPVLVDDIISTATTMAETVRQLRGAGLPPPICIGVHAVFAADAERVLRDAGAGRVVTCDTIAHPTNAIDVSALLAPVLRGHLG; encoded by the coding sequence GTGAGCGACGACGCCCGTCCCCTCCTCCTCGTGCTCCCGGGCAGCGAGCACCTCGGCAACGACCTCGCCGCGACGCTCGGCGCCGAGATCGGCCGCCTCGCGCTGCGCGCCTTTCCCGACGGCGAGACCTACGTGCGGCTCGACACCGCGCCCGACGGGCGGTCGGTGATCCTCCTCTGCTCGCTGCACGAGCCGGACCGCCGGCTCGTGCCGCTGCTGCTCGTCGCCGCGACGGCGCGCGACCTCGGGGCCCGGCGCGTGGGCCTCGTCGCGCCCTATCTCGCCTACATGCGCCAGGACGCGCGGTTCCGTTCCGGCGAGGGCGTCAGCTCGCGCTACGTCGGCCGCCTGCTGTCGAGCGCGATCGACTGGCTCGTCACCGTCGACCCGCACCTCCATCGGCATCGCTCGCTCGACGAGGTGTACGCCGTGCCCGCGACCGCCGTCACCGCGGCGCCTGCGATCGCGGCCTGGCTGCGGCGCGAGGTGCGCGCACCGTTCCTCGTCGGGCCGGACGGCGAGAGCGCGCAGTGGGTGCGCGCCGTCGCGAGCGCGGCGGATGCGCCGTTCGTGGTGCTCGACAAGGTGCGCCACGGCGACCGCGCGGTCGACGTCTCGGTGCCGCGCATCGACGGTTGGCGCGACCGCACGCCGGTGCTGGTCGACGACATCATCTCGACGGCGACCACGATGGCGGAGACCGTCCGCCAGCTGCGCGGCGCCGGGCTGCCGCCGCCCATCTGCATCGGCGTGCACGCCGTGTTCGCCGCCGACGCCGAGCGCGTCCTGCGCGACGCGGGGGCCGGCCGCGTCGTCACCTGCGACACCATCGCGCACCCGACCAACGCGATCGACGTGTCTGCGCTCCTCGCCCCCGTCCTGCGCGGACACCTCGGCTGA
- a CDS encoding metallophosphoesterase family protein yields the protein MRIVCCGDIHLAFRAILRLGPVLREADVAVITGDLTHFGEPDEALRVVDAMRAHCPTVWAVTGNLDMAWVIDAFRARGISLHGEGRRLGDLGVYGCGGSNITPMDTPTELEEHELYDVLARGRAAVADAPRQLMICHTPPYDTALDRLVNGTPVGSPAVRAFIEAHRPDVAVVGHIHEGRGVDRVGDTLVLNAGALRDGGYVVVDDDGARLTAALHVMPRPRPQ from the coding sequence GTGCGCATCGTCTGCTGCGGCGACATCCACCTCGCCTTCCGGGCCATCCTGCGCCTCGGGCCCGTGCTGCGCGAGGCCGACGTCGCCGTCATCACCGGCGACCTGACGCACTTCGGCGAGCCCGACGAGGCGCTGCGCGTGGTCGACGCGATGCGCGCCCACTGCCCCACGGTCTGGGCCGTCACCGGCAACCTCGACATGGCCTGGGTGATCGACGCGTTCCGCGCCCGGGGCATCTCGCTCCACGGCGAGGGGCGGCGGCTCGGCGACCTCGGCGTCTACGGCTGCGGCGGCTCGAACATCACCCCCATGGACACCCCGACCGAGCTCGAGGAGCACGAGCTGTACGACGTCCTCGCCCGCGGCCGCGCGGCCGTCGCCGATGCCCCACGCCAGCTCATGATCTGCCACACGCCGCCGTACGACACCGCCCTCGACCGGCTCGTGAACGGCACCCCGGTCGGCAGCCCGGCCGTGCGCGCGTTCATCGAGGCGCATCGGCCCGACGTCGCCGTCGTGGGGCACATCCATGAGGGGCGCGGCGTCGACCGCGTCGGCGACACCCTCGTCCTCAACGCCGGGGCACTGCGCGACGGCGGCTACGTCGTCGTCGACGACGACGGCGCGCGCCTCACCGCCGCGCTGCACGTGATGCCGCGCCCGCGGCCGCAGTGA
- a CDS encoding HAD-IA family hydrolase: protein MPLRAVTLDAGGTLIAPAEPVGVTYARVAAAHGIVAEATLLERGFRDAFAGAPPLAFPGLAGTACRAAERAWWRAVVAHAFGAAAAEPGFEPAFAALFAHYAHGDAWRVLPGAVATLAALRARGLRLAVVSNFDARLHRVLADLGLAAAVERVLASTEVGSAKPSAGIFTAACAALGVEAGDVLHVGDAPCEDAAGARAAGLRAVLVGPGPPAGGGVARIARLDALPGLVDAQA, encoded by the coding sequence GTGCCGCTGCGCGCGGTCACGCTCGACGCCGGCGGGACGCTGATCGCACCGGCCGAGCCGGTCGGCGTCACCTACGCGCGCGTCGCGGCCGCGCACGGCATCGTCGCCGAGGCGACCCTGCTCGAACGCGGCTTCCGCGACGCCTTCGCCGGCGCGCCTCCGCTGGCGTTCCCCGGCCTCGCGGGTACGGCATGCCGCGCCGCCGAGCGCGCCTGGTGGCGCGCCGTCGTCGCGCACGCGTTCGGGGCGGCCGCGGCGGAGCCCGGCTTCGAGCCGGCCTTCGCCGCGCTGTTCGCGCACTACGCACACGGGGACGCGTGGCGCGTCCTGCCCGGCGCCGTGGCGACGCTGGCGGCGTTGCGCGCCCGCGGGCTGCGACTGGCCGTCGTGTCGAACTTCGACGCCCGCCTCCACCGCGTGCTCGCGGATCTCGGGCTGGCGGCGGCGGTGGAGCGCGTGCTGGCTTCCACCGAGGTAGGCTCGGCCAAGCCGTCGGCGGGCATCTTCACGGCCGCGTGCGCGGCGCTCGGCGTCGAGGCCGGCGACGTCCTGCACGTCGGCGACGCCCCGTGCGAGGACGCCGCCGGGGCGCGGGCCGCGGGCCTGCGCGCGGTGCTGGTCGGGCCCGGTCCGCCGGCCGGCGGCGGCGTCGCCCGCATCGCGCGTCTCGACGCCCTCCCCGGCCTGGTCGACGCTCAGGCGTAG